The following are from one region of the Mesorhizobium sp. B2-8-5 genome:
- a CDS encoding pyridoxal phosphate-dependent aminotransferase translates to MPLKATAHIEAMSAFALANFGGYDRPTLAQNESAFPPSPKAIEAGRDAVARSHLYPDPDWTLLRDAIARAYGVDRDLVLCGAGSMELIACTLAAFAGPGTQVLGTDYAYNFAASAAARVGATYVKAAERGFEVSIDAILAALTPATRVVFVCNPGNPTSTRIKNAELLRLRAALPGNVLLVIDQAYGEFDDQDPQAVFALAGRGDTVVLRTLSKAYGLAGARVGWGLFAPQVAAEVRKMQNSNQVSTVSLAMGVAAVEDQAYTRGIVARTADIRDRFAQGLRAAGYEVPESRTNFVLVRFADAAAATTADNALRGADIITRGLSGYGLTDCLRITVGPQDVMDRTLRALTAMRGRQCW, encoded by the coding sequence GTGCCCCTGAAAGCCACCGCCCATATCGAGGCCATGTCCGCTTTCGCGCTGGCGAATTTCGGCGGGTATGACCGGCCGACGCTGGCCCAGAACGAGAGCGCCTTCCCGCCCAGCCCCAAGGCGATCGAGGCCGGCCGCGACGCCGTGGCGCGCAGCCACCTTTATCCGGACCCAGACTGGACCTTGCTGCGCGATGCGATCGCCAGGGCCTATGGGGTCGATCGCGATCTTGTCCTGTGCGGCGCGGGCTCGATGGAGCTGATCGCCTGCACCTTAGCGGCCTTCGCCGGTCCGGGCACGCAAGTGCTGGGCACGGACTATGCCTATAATTTCGCCGCCTCGGCGGCCGCGCGCGTCGGGGCGACCTACGTCAAGGCTGCGGAGCGCGGCTTCGAGGTGTCGATCGATGCCATCCTTGCGGCTCTCACGCCGGCAACGCGCGTCGTCTTCGTCTGCAACCCGGGTAACCCGACCAGCACGCGCATCAAGAACGCCGAGTTGCTGCGCCTGCGCGCGGCGCTGCCCGGCAACGTTCTCCTGGTGATCGACCAGGCCTATGGCGAATTCGACGACCAGGATCCGCAAGCCGTCTTTGCGCTGGCTGGGCGCGGCGACACCGTGGTCCTGCGCACCCTGTCCAAGGCCTACGGGCTGGCCGGCGCGCGCGTCGGCTGGGGGCTGTTCGCGCCGCAGGTCGCCGCCGAAGTGCGCAAGATGCAGAATTCCAACCAGGTCTCGACGGTCAGCCTCGCCATGGGTGTCGCGGCGGTCGAGGACCAGGCCTATACGCGCGGCATCGTGGCGCGCACCGCCGATATCCGCGACCGCTTCGCGCAGGGCTTGCGGGCCGCCGGATACGAGGTTCCCGAAAGCCGGACGAATTTCGTCCTGGTCCGCTTTGCCGACGCGGCGGCAGCCACCACCGCCGACAACGCTTTGCGCGGCGCCGATATCATCACGCGCGGCCTCTCCGGTTACGGCCTGACCGACTGCCTGCGCATCACGGTCGGGCCGCAGGATGTCATGGACCGCACGCTGCGCGCCCTGACCGCCATGCGCGGCCGGCAATGCTGGTAG
- a CDS encoding protein-L-isoaspartate O-methyltransferase family protein produces the protein MNADFSERRVKMVDGQVRTTDVTSAPLIEAMLTVPREAFVGAGQRDLAYIDEDIRISDGANGGGARYLMEPSPLAKLLQLAEIDASDSVLDVGCGTGYSAALLSRLARSVVALESDPALADAAKSTLSSLGCQNVTVVTGPLPQGQAAKGPYNAIFIGGSVEEVPPALLDQLAEEGRLVVVEGRGNSGVARLFFKAGGVVTGRRAFNAAIKPLPGFERAHAFEF, from the coding sequence ATGAACGCTGATTTCTCCGAACGCCGCGTGAAGATGGTCGACGGCCAGGTCCGCACCACCGATGTCACCAGCGCGCCGCTCATCGAGGCGATGCTGACCGTCCCGCGCGAGGCCTTCGTCGGCGCCGGACAGCGGGATCTGGCCTATATCGACGAAGACATCCGCATTTCCGATGGCGCGAATGGCGGCGGCGCACGCTACCTGATGGAGCCGTCGCCGCTCGCCAAGCTTTTGCAACTGGCTGAAATCGACGCGAGCGATTCGGTGCTCGATGTCGGTTGCGGCACCGGCTATTCCGCCGCGTTGCTGTCCAGGCTCGCGCGTTCGGTCGTCGCGCTTGAGAGCGATCCCGCGCTGGCGGATGCCGCCAAATCCACGCTTTCCAGTCTTGGCTGCCAGAACGTCACGGTGGTCACCGGGCCGCTGCCGCAGGGGCAGGCCGCCAAGGGGCCCTACAACGCCATCTTCATCGGCGGCAGCGTCGAGGAAGTGCCGCCGGCATTGCTCGATCAGCTTGCGGAAGAAGGCCGCCTGGTTGTGGTCGAAGGGCGGGGCAACTCTGGCGTGGCCCGTCTGTTTTTCAAGGCAGGAGGGGTTGTAACCGGAAGAAGGGCCTTTAATGCGGCAATTAAGCCACTACCGGGCTTCGAACGTGCTCACGCGTTTGAATTCTGA
- a CDS encoding TolC family outer membrane protein produces the protein MPPLRKSVLVAILVSATALSPLAASAETITGALAKAYQYNSQLNAARAGVRVTDEGVAIAKSGWRPTVTGSANIDYTNIHGFGTSRRITTGSFGVQINQTLFDGFQTKNNVAAAESQVKASVETLRNTEENILFNAASAYMDVIRDRQIAVLTEQNLQFLTEQARAARSRFEVGEGTRTDVAQADASRATAVAQLSAARATALASAATYHQIVGDEPGKLKAASPLGKLLPGGVDSALAIASAEHPAILATQHLVDAAAFSVKSSEGALLPQVTASAGVSDDYSHTVPGSISSPNGSSTSANIGASLTIPIYSGGRTSALVRQSKESLGEARIQVDVSRDQVRQAVVSAWTQYVAARQSVDANRQVIDAAQLALNGVIEERNVGQRTTLDVLNAQNAVITAKINQASSERDVVVASYAILSAMGRLSVDRLGLAVTKYRPEEHYNAVKDKWFGLRTPDGR, from the coding sequence GTGCCGCCTCTACGCAAGAGTGTTTTAGTAGCTATCCTTGTTTCGGCCACCGCGCTTTCGCCGTTGGCCGCCTCCGCTGAAACCATTACGGGCGCGCTCGCCAAAGCCTATCAGTATAACTCCCAGTTGAATGCTGCCCGCGCTGGCGTGCGCGTCACTGATGAGGGCGTAGCCATTGCCAAGTCGGGCTGGCGTCCGACCGTCACCGGTTCGGCCAACATCGACTACACCAACATACATGGCTTTGGCACCAGCAGGAGAATAACGACGGGCAGCTTCGGCGTGCAGATCAACCAGACGCTGTTCGACGGGTTTCAGACCAAGAACAATGTCGCCGCCGCCGAATCGCAGGTGAAGGCTTCGGTCGAAACCCTGCGCAACACCGAAGAGAACATCCTGTTCAACGCGGCCAGCGCCTATATGGACGTGATTCGCGACCGTCAGATCGCGGTGCTGACCGAGCAGAACCTGCAGTTCCTGACCGAGCAAGCGCGCGCCGCCCGCTCGCGCTTCGAGGTCGGCGAGGGCACCCGCACCGACGTCGCCCAGGCCGATGCCTCCCGCGCGACGGCCGTGGCGCAGTTGAGCGCCGCCCGCGCGACGGCGCTGGCAAGCGCCGCAACCTACCACCAGATCGTCGGCGACGAGCCGGGCAAGCTCAAGGCAGCCTCGCCGCTTGGCAAGCTGCTGCCAGGTGGGGTCGATTCGGCCTTGGCCATCGCTTCCGCCGAACATCCCGCCATTCTGGCCACACAGCATCTCGTCGATGCCGCCGCCTTTTCGGTGAAGTCGTCGGAAGGCGCGCTGCTGCCGCAGGTGACGGCCTCGGCCGGCGTTTCGGACGACTACAGCCACACCGTTCCCGGTTCCATCAGCAGCCCCAACGGTAGTTCGACATCAGCCAATATCGGCGCTTCGCTCACCATTCCGATCTATTCGGGTGGCCGGACCTCGGCGCTGGTGCGGCAGAGCAAGGAATCACTGGGCGAGGCGCGCATCCAGGTCGATGTCAGCCGCGACCAGGTGCGCCAGGCCGTGGTCTCGGCCTGGACGCAATATGTCGCCGCGCGCCAAAGCGTGGATGCCAACAGGCAGGTGATCGATGCCGCGCAACTGGCGCTCAACGGCGTCATCGAAGAGCGCAATGTCGGCCAGCGCACGACGCTGGATGTGTTGAACGCGCAGAACGCGGTCATCACCGCCAAGATCAACCAGGCCAGCTCCGAGCGCGACGTGGTCGTGGCGAGCTATGCCATCCTGTCGGCGATGGGCCGGTTGTCGGTCGATCGTCTTGGCCTGGCGGTCACCAAATACAGGCCCGAAGAGCATTACAACGCCGTCAAGGACAAGTGGTTCGGACTGCGCACGCCCGACGGACGCTGA
- a CDS encoding PopZ family protein — MATASSAQREPSMEEILASIRRIIEDSDTGRKQPAEAGELRQDLEPAAVSVPTVEVDAFRSELHADAGPRKPATLAEVQAQLAAADPAVARVEARREPVKAAPAAVDPEGAEPSAQAATSRPAAANATQSAETIVADWRREIAAVGGSTVTARPAVRVPEAAPRVEIEKQEPAFEAAAQASAPRASEPEAQPARPAILSEHTGRQVAAAFGELSDAFASRGKKSFDEMAEEMLRPMLQDWLDNNLPTLVERLVREEIERVARGAQ, encoded by the coding sequence ATGGCGACGGCAAGCAGCGCGCAGCGCGAACCTTCCATGGAAGAGATACTGGCTTCCATCCGAAGGATCATCGAAGACAGCGACACCGGGCGCAAGCAGCCGGCCGAGGCCGGTGAACTGCGCCAGGATCTGGAGCCGGCCGCGGTTAGCGTACCCACGGTCGAGGTCGACGCCTTTCGTTCCGAATTGCATGCCGACGCCGGCCCGCGCAAGCCAGCGACGCTGGCGGAGGTCCAGGCCCAGCTGGCCGCGGCCGATCCGGCGGTCGCACGCGTCGAGGCTCGTCGAGAGCCGGTCAAGGCGGCTCCGGCCGCGGTCGATCCCGAGGGCGCCGAGCCGAGCGCGCAAGCGGCCACGAGCAGGCCGGCCGCGGCAAATGCGACGCAGTCGGCCGAGACCATAGTCGCCGATTGGCGGCGCGAAATAGCGGCGGTCGGCGGCAGCACGGTTACCGCGAGACCGGCCGTCCGGGTCCCGGAAGCCGCGCCGAGGGTCGAGATCGAGAAGCAAGAGCCGGCGTTTGAAGCTGCCGCGCAGGCCAGCGCTCCCCGGGCATCCGAACCGGAGGCACAGCCGGCCCGGCCGGCGATCCTTTCCGAGCATACGGGCCGGCAGGTTGCCGCGGCCTTCGGCGAGCTTTCCGATGCTTTTGCCAGCCGCGGCAAGAAGAGTTTCGACGAGATGGCCGAGGAGATGCTGCGGCCGATGCTGCAGGATTGGCTCGACAACAACCTGCCGACGCTGGTCGAAAGGCTGGTGCGCGAGGAGATCGAGCGCGTGGCGCGCGGGGCGCAGTAA
- a CDS encoding valine--tRNA ligase, translating into MLDKTYDAKAVEPKIAKIWEEADAFRAGAGAEEGAEAFTIVIPPPNVTGSLHMGHALNNTLQDILVRFERMRGKNVLWQPGMDHAGIATQMVVERQLMEKQIHRRDLTREEFIEKVWEWKAESGGAIFNQLKRLGASADWSRERFTMDEGLSKAVLEVFVTLYKEGLIYKDKRLVNWDPKLLTAISDLEVEQHEVNGNLWHFRYPIEGEAFDPQNPKTFITVATTRPETMLGDTAVAVHPDDERFTDLVGRHVVLPIVGRKIPIVADEYSDPEKGSGAVKITPAHDFNDFEVGKRHKLPAINILTVEADIKLKDNEDFLAGLEVTPERQAVWDELDGLDRFAARKKIVELMEAGGFLEKVEPHRHAVPHGDRGGVPIEPFLTDQWYVNAAELAKPAIASVREGRTNFVPKNWEKTYFDWMENIQPWCISRQLWWGHQIPAWYGPDGHVFVEKTEEEALAAAIEYYLALEGPWKAWVEDKLENFQPGEILTRDEDVLDTWFSSALWPFSTLGWPDQTPELKTYYQTDVLVTGFDIIFFWVARMMMMGLHFMDEEPFHTVYVHALVRDKNGQKMSKSKGNVIDPLDLIDEYGADALRFTLTVMAAQGRDVKLDPARIAGYRNFGTKLWNATRFAEMNEVARDDEFWLNDAKLPVNRWILTELTRAARAVTEGITSYRFNEAAGAAYRFVWNLFCDWYLELLKPVFMGTDEAAKAESRACVAFVLDEIYKLLHPMMPFMTEELWAQTAGEGKQRSSLLCHAAWPSPDFGDEEAAADINWLVDLVSGIRSVRSEMNVPPAAIAPLMVIGANTLTQERLERHAQAIKRLARIGDIALADAPPKGSAQIVLNEATVSLPLGSLIDLQAEAARLQKELAKVTEEIARLHKKLSNEKFVANAPEEVVEAEREKLAEYREAQEKLSVALTRVRDAG; encoded by the coding sequence ATGCTTGATAAGACCTACGACGCCAAAGCCGTCGAGCCGAAGATCGCCAAAATCTGGGAAGAGGCCGATGCCTTCCGCGCAGGCGCCGGCGCGGAAGAGGGGGCCGAAGCCTTCACCATCGTCATCCCGCCGCCGAACGTCACCGGCTCGCTGCATATGGGCCATGCGCTCAACAACACGCTGCAGGACATTCTCGTGCGCTTCGAGCGCATGCGCGGCAAGAACGTACTTTGGCAGCCCGGCATGGATCACGCCGGCATCGCCACGCAGATGGTGGTCGAGCGCCAGCTCATGGAAAAGCAGATCCACCGCCGCGATCTGACGCGTGAGGAGTTCATCGAGAAGGTCTGGGAGTGGAAGGCCGAATCGGGCGGCGCGATCTTCAACCAGCTGAAGCGGCTCGGCGCCTCGGCCGACTGGTCGCGCGAACGCTTCACCATGGATGAAGGCCTGTCCAAGGCGGTGCTGGAAGTCTTCGTCACGCTCTACAAGGAAGGCCTCATCTACAAGGACAAGCGCCTTGTGAACTGGGACCCGAAGCTGCTTACCGCCATTTCCGACCTTGAGGTCGAGCAGCATGAGGTCAACGGCAATCTCTGGCACTTCCGCTACCCGATCGAAGGCGAGGCGTTCGACCCGCAGAACCCGAAGACGTTCATCACGGTGGCGACGACGCGTCCCGAGACGATGCTCGGCGACACCGCCGTGGCCGTGCATCCGGACGACGAGCGCTTCACCGATCTGGTCGGTCGCCACGTCGTGCTGCCGATCGTCGGCCGCAAGATTCCGATCGTCGCGGACGAGTATTCCGATCCGGAGAAAGGCTCCGGCGCGGTCAAGATCACGCCGGCGCATGACTTCAACGACTTCGAGGTCGGCAAGCGTCACAAGCTGCCGGCGATCAACATCCTGACGGTCGAAGCGGACATCAAGCTCAAGGACAATGAGGATTTCCTCGCCGGTCTCGAGGTCACGCCGGAGCGCCAGGCCGTATGGGACGAGCTGGACGGGCTCGACCGCTTCGCGGCGCGCAAGAAGATCGTCGAACTGATGGAGGCCGGCGGCTTTCTGGAAAAGGTCGAGCCGCATCGCCATGCCGTTCCGCATGGCGACCGCGGCGGCGTGCCGATCGAGCCATTCCTGACCGACCAGTGGTATGTCAACGCCGCCGAGCTCGCCAAGCCGGCGATTGCCTCGGTGCGCGAAGGCCGCACCAACTTCGTGCCGAAGAACTGGGAGAAGACCTATTTCGACTGGATGGAGAACATCCAGCCCTGGTGCATCTCGCGCCAGCTCTGGTGGGGGCACCAGATCCCGGCCTGGTACGGGCCGGACGGGCATGTCTTCGTCGAAAAGACCGAGGAAGAGGCTTTAGCAGCGGCGATCGAATATTACCTTGCGCTGGAAGGGCCGTGGAAGGCCTGGGTCGAGGACAAGCTGGAAAACTTCCAGCCGGGCGAGATCCTGACCCGCGACGAGGATGTGCTCGACACCTGGTTCTCGTCGGCGCTGTGGCCGTTCTCGACGCTCGGCTGGCCCGATCAGACGCCGGAGCTCAAGACCTATTACCAGACCGACGTGCTGGTGACCGGCTTCGACATCATCTTCTTCTGGGTCGCCCGCATGATGATGATGGGCCTGCACTTCATGGACGAGGAGCCGTTCCACACCGTCTATGTGCATGCGCTGGTGCGCGACAAGAACGGGCAGAAGATGTCGAAGTCGAAAGGCAACGTCATCGATCCGCTCGACCTGATCGACGAATATGGCGCCGACGCGCTGCGCTTCACGCTGACCGTCATGGCGGCGCAAGGGCGCGACGTGAAGCTCGATCCGGCCCGCATCGCCGGCTACCGCAATTTCGGCACCAAGCTGTGGAACGCGACGCGCTTCGCCGAGATGAACGAGGTCGCGCGCGACGACGAGTTCTGGCTGAACGACGCCAAGCTGCCGGTCAACCGCTGGATCCTGACCGAGCTGACGCGGGCGGCGCGCGCTGTCACCGAAGGCATCACCAGCTACCGGTTCAACGAAGCGGCGGGCGCGGCCTATCGGTTCGTCTGGAACCTGTTCTGCGACTGGTACCTGGAACTGTTGAAGCCGGTGTTCATGGGCACGGACGAAGCCGCCAAGGCCGAGAGCCGGGCATGCGTTGCCTTCGTGCTGGACGAGATCTACAAGCTCCTGCATCCGATGATGCCGTTCATGACCGAGGAACTGTGGGCGCAGACCGCCGGCGAGGGCAAGCAGCGCTCGTCGCTGCTTTGCCACGCCGCCTGGCCGTCGCCCGACTTCGGGGACGAAGAGGCCGCCGCCGACATCAATTGGCTGGTCGACCTCGTTTCGGGCATCCGCTCGGTGCGTTCGGAAATGAATGTGCCGCCGGCGGCGATCGCGCCGCTGATGGTGATCGGCGCCAACACGCTGACGCAAGAGCGGCTGGAGCGTCACGCCCAGGCGATCAAGCGGCTGGCGCGCATCGGCGATATCGCGCTCGCCGATGCACCGCCCAAGGGCTCGGCCCAGATCGTGCTCAACGAGGCGACGGTGAGCCTGCCGCTCGGCAGCCTGATCGACCTCCAGGCGGAGGCCGCGCGGCTGCAGAAGGAACTGGCGAAGGTGACCGAGGAGATCGCCCGCCTGCACAAGAAGCTGTCGAACGAAAAGTTCGTCGCCAATGCGCCGGAAGAGGTGGTCGAGGCCGAGCGTGAGAAACTCGCCGAATATCGCGAGGCGCAGGAGAAGCTTTCGGTGGCTTTGACCAGGGTCCGCGACGCCGGCTGA
- a CDS encoding OmpP1/FadL family transporter, with protein sequence MNILRLKALAGAGCFSIALIGAVMHPAHAGGLERGGYDIDLLFDPSQVATEAEATYVMPDRKYKNATGPGGFNFFSSTADGAEPYWVPRIGVKAQVVQGVDCMVDYSQPWGAHTAPGASWNGAFSNVETDIKSNNYAGTCSYKFDAGKGQLRFIGGVFYQDISGFKESLVGFNPFGPSPIGRVDLEASGWGWRAGVAYEIPEIALRASLVYNSQVKLDNISGTLTLPDGLGGTTATPIYGSTQYMPDSVELKLQSGIAPGWLAFGSIKWVNWSTLQSVPICSEQTKGLAACTTVSPLPVRLTSLDLMYRDGWTVSGGIGHKFNDEWSAAGQLTWDRGTSHGYGVQTDTWTLGGGVAYTPRPNIELRLAGAIGVMTSGHSGTLTDENGYTAGEDATYDVGNDLITAISGGIKIKF encoded by the coding sequence ATGAACATCTTGCGGCTCAAAGCTCTGGCGGGGGCAGGCTGCTTTTCGATCGCGTTGATCGGCGCGGTGATGCATCCCGCGCATGCCGGCGGCCTGGAGCGCGGCGGCTACGACATCGACCTGCTTTTCGATCCTTCGCAGGTCGCGACGGAAGCTGAAGCGACCTATGTGATGCCGGATCGCAAGTACAAGAATGCGACTGGTCCGGGGGGCTTCAACTTTTTCAGTTCCACGGCAGATGGGGCCGAGCCCTATTGGGTACCGCGCATTGGGGTCAAAGCCCAAGTTGTTCAAGGCGTCGACTGTATGGTCGACTATTCACAGCCTTGGGGCGCCCACACCGCCCCTGGCGCGTCGTGGAATGGCGCTTTTTCGAACGTCGAAACGGATATTAAGAGCAATAACTACGCCGGTACATGCTCCTACAAGTTTGATGCCGGTAAGGGCCAGCTACGTTTTATCGGCGGCGTGTTTTATCAGGACATTTCAGGCTTCAAGGAAAGCTTGGTGGGTTTCAATCCATTTGGGCCGTCACCGATTGGTCGCGTCGACCTGGAGGCCAGCGGCTGGGGCTGGCGAGCCGGTGTTGCCTACGAAATCCCTGAGATCGCGCTTCGGGCCAGCTTGGTCTACAATTCGCAGGTCAAGCTCGACAACATCTCTGGAACGCTGACTTTGCCGGACGGCTTGGGAGGGACCACAGCCACGCCAATCTATGGCTCGACGCAGTACATGCCTGACTCGGTCGAGTTGAAATTGCAGTCGGGTATCGCTCCCGGCTGGCTGGCCTTTGGTTCGATCAAGTGGGTTAACTGGAGCACTCTGCAAAGTGTTCCGATCTGTTCCGAACAGACCAAAGGTTTGGCTGCGTGTACAACCGTTTCTCCTCTTCCGGTTCGGCTTACCTCTCTTGACCTGATGTATCGCGACGGCTGGACTGTTTCCGGCGGCATAGGTCACAAGTTCAATGATGAATGGAGCGCCGCTGGTCAGCTTACCTGGGATCGCGGCACGTCGCACGGCTATGGCGTCCAAACCGATACCTGGACGCTCGGCGGCGGTGTTGCCTACACGCCTCGGCCAAACATCGAGCTACGCTTGGCTGGTGCTATCGGCGTCATGACCAGCGGCCATTCTGGCACGCTTACCGACGAGAATGGCTATACCGCGGGCGAAGACGCTACCTATGACGTCGGCAATGATCTGATCACGGCGATTTCAGGCGGAATCAAGATCAAGTTCTAA
- the ilvD gene encoding dihydroxy-acid dehydratase — MDAKAISKAKLPSRHVTVGPARAPHRSYLYAMGLSAAEIAQPLVGVASCWNEAAPCNISLMRQAQVVKKGVAAANGTPREFCTITVTDGIAMGHQGMKSSLVSREVIADSVELTMRGHCYDALVGLAGCDKSLPGMMMAMVRLNVPSIFIYGGSILPGSYRGRQITVQDVFEAVGQHSVGTISDAELLEIEQAACPSAGSCGAQFTANTMATVAEAIGLALPYSCGAPAPYEMRDRFNFASGEKVMELIAKNIRPRDIVTRKALENAATVVSATGGSTNAALHLPAIAHEAGIKFDLFDVAAIFEKTPYIADLKPGGKYVAKDMFEAGGIPLLMKTLLDHGYLHGDCMTVTGRTLAENMEHVSWNESQDVVRPANRPITKTGGVVGLKGNLAPEGAIVKVAGMSELKFSGPARCFDSEEECFEAVTQRNYREGEVLVIRYEGPRGGPGMREMLSTTAALYGQGMGGKVALITDGRFSGATRGFCIGHVGPEAAVGGPIGLIKDGDLISIDAVKGTIEVALSDAELAARAKSWKARKTDYQSGAIWKYAQAVGPARDGAVTHPGAAEETHCYADI, encoded by the coding sequence ATGGACGCCAAGGCAATCTCCAAGGCCAAGCTGCCCAGCCGCCACGTGACCGTTGGTCCGGCGCGCGCGCCGCATCGTTCGTACCTCTATGCCATGGGCCTGTCGGCGGCCGAGATCGCGCAGCCTTTGGTCGGCGTCGCCAGCTGCTGGAACGAAGCGGCGCCCTGCAACATCTCGCTGATGCGCCAGGCGCAAGTGGTCAAGAAGGGCGTTGCGGCCGCCAACGGCACGCCGCGCGAGTTCTGCACCATCACCGTCACCGACGGCATCGCCATGGGCCACCAGGGCATGAAGTCGTCGCTGGTGTCGCGTGAGGTGATCGCCGATTCGGTCGAGCTCACCATGCGCGGCCATTGCTACGATGCCCTTGTCGGGCTCGCCGGCTGTGACAAGTCGCTGCCCGGCATGATGATGGCGATGGTGCGCCTCAACGTGCCCTCGATCTTCATCTATGGCGGCTCGATCCTGCCCGGCAGCTATCGCGGCCGGCAGATCACCGTGCAGGACGTGTTCGAGGCGGTCGGCCAGCATTCGGTCGGCACGATCAGCGATGCCGAATTGCTCGAGATCGAGCAGGCGGCCTGTCCTTCCGCCGGTTCCTGCGGCGCCCAGTTCACCGCCAACACCATGGCGACCGTTGCTGAAGCGATTGGCCTCGCGCTGCCCTATTCCTGCGGCGCGCCGGCGCCCTACGAAATGCGCGACCGCTTCAATTTCGCTTCGGGCGAAAAGGTGATGGAGCTGATCGCCAAGAACATCCGGCCGCGCGACATCGTCACGCGCAAGGCGCTGGAGAACGCGGCGACCGTGGTGTCGGCCACCGGCGGCTCGACCAATGCGGCGCTGCATCTGCCGGCGATCGCGCATGAGGCCGGCATCAAGTTCGACCTGTTCGACGTAGCGGCGATCTTCGAGAAGACGCCCTACATCGCCGACCTCAAGCCGGGCGGCAAATATGTCGCCAAGGACATGTTCGAGGCCGGCGGCATTCCGCTCCTAATGAAGACGCTGCTCGACCATGGCTATCTGCATGGCGACTGCATGACGGTCACTGGCCGCACTTTGGCCGAAAATATGGAGCACGTTTCCTGGAATGAGAGCCAGGATGTTGTGCGTCCCGCCAATCGGCCAATCACCAAGACAGGCGGCGTTGTGGGCTTGAAGGGCAACCTTGCCCCCGAAGGTGCGATCGTGAAGGTCGCGGGCATGTCGGAACTGAAATTCTCCGGTCCGGCGCGTTGCTTCGATTCGGAAGAGGAGTGCTTCGAAGCGGTCACGCAGCGCAACTACCGCGAAGGCGAGGTTCTCGTCATCCGCTATGAGGGGCCGCGCGGCGGTCCGGGCATGCGCGAGATGCTGTCGACGACGGCCGCGCTCTACGGCCAGGGCATGGGCGGCAAGGTAGCGCTGATCACCGACGGGCGCTTCTCCGGCGCCACGCGCGGCTTCTGCATCGGCCATGTCGGGCCGGAGGCGGCGGTCGGCGGGCCGATCGGGCTGATCAAGGATGGCGATTTGATCTCGATCGACGCCGTGAAAGGCACGATCGAAGTGGCCCTGTCGGACGCCGAACTGGCGGCCCGGGCAAAGAGTTGGAAGGCGCGCAAGACCGACTATCAGTCCGGTGCGATCTGGAAATATGCGCAGGCCGTAGGGCCGGCCCGCGACGGCGCGGTGACCCATCCGGGCGCCGCAGAAGAAACGCACTGCTATGCGGACATCTGA
- a CDS encoding tetratricopeptide repeat protein: MRTSEVLRSSVFSALVVIAGLGATLGAVGQAMAFDDKVFDDKTGVKPQSSPWAVFQFGFSAYKSGHKEQAVEAYKYAAENGQIGATWKLARMYAEGDGVTRDDYAAFKFFSEIVDQDVEPGSPEESYVSDALVALGDYLRKGIPGTPVEENDVAAQEYYMRAAANYRNPNAQFEIGQMFLKGEGGVKASVKQAGRWLQLAAEKGHAGAQATLGNLLFQSGKVVRGLAMMTAALERAPAADQPWIRNMQEEAFAAAGEADRRTAISLADDILTKGNNGDQ, translated from the coding sequence ATGCGGACATCTGAGGTGTTGAGGTCGTCTGTCTTTTCGGCACTGGTCGTGATCGCCGGTCTTGGCGCGACCTTGGGCGCCGTCGGGCAGGCCATGGCCTTCGACGACAAGGTGTTCGACGACAAGACCGGAGTGAAGCCGCAGTCGAGCCCCTGGGCGGTATTCCAGTTCGGCTTCTCCGCCTACAAGAGCGGCCATAAGGAACAGGCGGTCGAAGCCTATAAATACGCCGCCGAGAACGGCCAGATCGGCGCCACCTGGAAGCTTGCGCGCATGTATGCCGAAGGCGACGGCGTGACGCGCGACGACTACGCCGCCTTCAAGTTCTTCTCGGAAATCGTCGATCAGGATGTCGAGCCCGGCTCGCCGGAAGAGAGCTATGTGTCGGACGCGCTGGTGGCGCTGGGCGACTATCTGCGCAAGGGCATTCCCGGCACGCCGGTCGAGGAGAACGACGTCGCGGCGCAGGAATACTACATGCGCGCCGCCGCCAACTACCGCAATCCGAACGCCCAGTTCGAGATCGGCCAGATGTTCCTCAAGGGCGAGGGCGGCGTGAAGGCTAGCGTCAAGCAAGCCGGCCGCTGGCTGCAGCTCGCGGCCGAGAAGGGCCATGCCGGCGCGCAGGCGACGCTCGGCAACCTCCTGTTCCAGAGCGGCAAGGTGGTGCGCGGCCTGGCGATGATGACGGCCGCACTCGAGCGGGCTCCGGCGGCCGACCAGCCCTGGATCCGCAACATGCAGGAAGAGGCGTTCGCCGCGGCCGGCGAGGCCGATCGCCGGACCGCGATCTCGCTCGCCGACGATATCCTGACCAAGGGCAACAACGGCGACCAGTAA